The Gemmatimonadota bacterium genome has a segment encoding these proteins:
- a CDS encoding NAD-dependent epimerase/dehydratase family protein gives MNILVIGGTRFIGAHAVARLAEAGHTVTVFHRGKHNADLVPDSVEHIHGNRLDLGDFREQFLSLKVDVLLDTIAMNEQFAQTFTDTMQDVAPRVVVLSSGDVYHAYDIMRGYGTGPLQEVPIREDGDLRTRLYPYRGESLRSDNDPHKHMDFYDKIPVERILSQAFDTTILRLPAVYGPGDHRPWGYLKKMLDGRSVILLGEESMHWRFIRGYIDDVAEAIVAATVNASATGRIYNVGDGNYCTEREWVESIAKAAGWKGEIRTLPEDKLPDHLGQLANPAQDLIYDVSRIREELGWEHRTDLNVGMKRTVDWARENPPEAYDQSIFDYDAEDRALASAVKKDN, from the coding sequence ATGAACATACTCGTCATCGGTGGCACGCGCTTTATCGGTGCCCATGCTGTCGCCAGGCTGGCTGAAGCCGGTCATACCGTCACCGTCTTCCACCGGGGGAAGCACAACGCCGATCTCGTTCCGGACAGCGTCGAGCATATTCACGGCAATCGACTGGACCTGGGCGACTTCCGTGAACAGTTCCTATCGCTGAAGGTGGATGTCCTCCTTGACACGATTGCCATGAACGAGCAATTCGCGCAGACATTCACCGACACCATGCAGGATGTTGCGCCCAGAGTTGTCGTCCTCTCGAGCGGTGACGTCTATCACGCCTATGACATCATGAGAGGATACGGAACAGGTCCGCTTCAGGAAGTCCCCATCCGCGAAGACGGTGACCTCCGAACGCGACTGTATCCCTACCGCGGCGAATCGCTTCGGTCTGACAACGACCCGCACAAACACATGGATTTCTACGACAAGATCCCTGTAGAGCGAATACTTTCACAGGCGTTCGACACGACGATTCTCAGATTGCCTGCCGTTTATGGTCCCGGCGACCATCGTCCCTGGGGATACCTCAAGAAGATGCTCGACGGTCGGTCGGTGATTTTGCTGGGTGAAGAGAGCATGCACTGGCGCTTCATCCGCGGATATATCGACGATGTCGCCGAGGCCATTGTCGCCGCGACAGTAAACGCCTCAGCTACCGGACGCATCTACAACGTGGGAGACGGAAATTACTGCACGGAGCGAGAATGGGTTGAATCGATTGCAAAGGCTGCGGGCTGGAAGGGCGAAATCCGAACGCTCCCCGAGGACAAGCTACCCGACCATCTCGGACAACTGGCGAACCCCGCGCAAGATCTGATCTACGACGTCAGCAGGATCCGCGAAGAACTGGGCTGGGAACACAGGACGGATTTGAACGTGGGCATGAAGCGTACGGTTGACTGGGCACGCGAGAACCCTCCAGAGGCATACGATCAGTCCATCTTCGACTATGACGCAGAAGATCGTGCTCTGGCAAGTGCTGTAAAAAAGGACAATTAA
- a CDS encoding VOC family protein produces MRFTGICIITQNVDRLCAFYREILKLEPEEGNIFEIIPTEGADLSIFSSERTEKMAPGCLKGVGYGSYTIEFEVEDVDREFEHLKALKVEIVKPPTTQSWGRRSVWFRDPDGNIVNFYANVKV; encoded by the coding sequence ATGCGGTTCACTGGCATTTGTATAATAACGCAGAATGTGGACAGATTGTGCGCTTTCTACAGAGAAATACTAAAACTTGAACCAGAAGAAGGAAATATATTTGAGATCATTCCAACGGAGGGTGCAGATTTGTCAATTTTCTCCTCAGAACGCACGGAGAAGATGGCTCCTGGATGCCTGAAGGGAGTTGGATATGGTAGCTATACTATCGAGTTTGAGGTAGAAGACGTCGACCGGGAATTTGAGCATTTGAAGGCCCTGAAGGTTGAGATTGTTAAACCGCCTACAACCCAATCGTGGGGGCGCCGATCCGTTTGGTTTCGTGACCCGGATGGGAACATCGTCAATTTCTATGCCAATGTGAAGGTGTGA
- a CDS encoding class I SAM-dependent methyltransferase, whose product MQQRYDERDLYTGLASVHWATISVTDPRRDQEFYRSIIVKNSGKALELGCGAGRLLIAYLQDGLDVEGVDISADQLTVCRQDAERVGVEPVLYEQSMQTFDVPHSYSTIYIPCGSFECVMDRAEALETLRRCFTHLEPKGQLVFACSPGNRNYYGSKEEAKTYPGEWTLRSNKALPDGRRLLVYLRDTGEDPVEQIQMQERRYEVHDGDQIIEEEVHVGQTRWYHRNEVLWMLQLAGFADVEVKGNFSDAPLNAEHKDMVFVATKPAD is encoded by the coding sequence ATGCAGCAGCGCTACGACGAACGCGATCTATACACCGGCCTGGCGTCCGTCCATTGGGCCACAATATCGGTCACCGATCCCCGTAGAGACCAGGAATTCTATCGTTCTATAATTGTGAAAAATTCAGGCAAAGCACTCGAATTAGGGTGTGGCGCAGGCCGCTTGTTGATCGCCTATCTGCAGGATGGACTTGATGTTGAGGGCGTAGATATATCAGCAGATCAACTAACAGTGTGCCGCCAGGATGCAGAGCGTGTCGGAGTCGAACCGGTCCTTTATGAGCAATCTATGCAGACATTCGACGTTCCGCATAGCTACAGTACCATTTACATCCCCTGTGGGAGCTTCGAGTGTGTCATGGATCGCGCCGAGGCATTGGAGACATTGCGACGTTGTTTCACCCACCTGGAACCGAAAGGACAACTCGTATTCGCCTGTTCTCCGGGGAACCGGAACTACTACGGCAGTAAAGAAGAAGCGAAGACCTACCCAGGAGAATGGACATTGCGATCAAACAAGGCGCTTCCAGACGGCCGACGATTATTGGTATATCTACGAGACACGGGAGAGGACCCAGTTGAACAGATCCAGATGCAGGAACGCCGATACGAGGTCCACGACGGTGACCAGATTATCGAGGAAGAGGTGCATGTGGGGCAGACGCGCTGGTATCATCGCAATGAGGTACTTTGGATGCTACAGCTAGCGGGATTCGCCGACGTGGAAGTGAAGGGTAACTTCTCGGACGCGCCCCTGAACGCTGAGCATAAGGACATGGTTTTCGTAGCCACGAAACCGGCTGATTAG
- a CDS encoding phosphotransferase → MLFEYLDFREVDREEQIRRCDSSARKALALFGITNYKIQAVQNFLGENKWRVDCDSGPYLLIMSYPVKLWDFAPSVAYLESQLLWMLYLEEEVGVTLQTPQRNEEGELVSTVRLLDGDLQCALLKWVEGEAVSMTSLKDAENIGKLSARIHEGTQKWKPEREIVRRQWNLKAMEESSERLKRLFSLGRIEPNRFSIIEGCMNKVLQMWQGADGLKCSITHQDYHPGNCLKQERDYRPIDFEGSGVCPQLWDLALTLGYWRRKNLFGNTEKCLNGYTSIIPLQSRHIELLEAFVVGSIVCKAWAKLEDDPSLSFKQFDRYNQSIFAPFLSGKPFLTG, encoded by the coding sequence TTGCTATTCGAATACTTGGACTTTCGAGAAGTTGATAGAGAAGAGCAAATCAGAAGGTGTGACTCATCAGCGCGTAAGGCGTTGGCATTGTTTGGCATCACCAACTACAAGATCCAGGCTGTACAAAACTTCTTGGGTGAGAACAAGTGGAGAGTGGACTGCGACTCAGGTCCATACCTGCTAATCATGAGCTATCCGGTCAAGCTCTGGGATTTCGCACCCTCAGTGGCGTATCTTGAATCACAGCTTCTGTGGATGCTATATCTGGAGGAGGAAGTCGGTGTTACTCTGCAAACGCCCCAGCGAAATGAGGAGGGCGAACTTGTATCAACCGTGCGGTTGCTGGATGGGGATCTTCAGTGTGCACTTCTGAAATGGGTGGAAGGCGAGGCTGTATCCATGACTTCGTTGAAGGATGCTGAAAATATCGGAAAGCTGAGTGCAAGGATACATGAAGGCACCCAGAAGTGGAAGCCCGAAAGAGAGATTGTACGGAGACAATGGAATTTGAAAGCGATGGAGGAAAGCTCAGAAAGGCTAAAGCGGCTCTTCTCCTTAGGCCGAATCGAACCGAATCGATTCTCCATTATCGAGGGTTGTATGAACAAAGTTCTCCAGATGTGGCAAGGTGCGGATGGACTGAAGTGTTCAATTACCCATCAGGATTATCACCCGGGCAACTGCCTTAAGCAAGAGAGAGACTACAGGCCCATTGACTTTGAAGGATCAGGCGTGTGCCCACAGCTTTGGGATCTTGCGCTTACTTTAGGATACTGGAGGCGTAAAAACCTCTTTGGTAATACCGAAAAGTGCCTCAATGGGTACACTTCCATCATACCCCTTCAATCACGTCACATTGAACTACTGGAAGCCTTCGTAGTAGGCTCGATTGTGTGCAAGGCTTGGGCGAAGTTGGAAGACGATCCGAGTCTGAGCTTCAAACAATTCGATAGATACAACCAATCGATATTCGCGCCGTTCCTCTCAGGCAAGCCATTCTTGACTGGGTAG
- a CDS encoding aldo/keto reductase: MDILKDGCCPRRRWGKTELSIPVIAFGSDGFGNRFGHVSDETAIRLMLRAIELGVNHFDCARCYGDSLRKIGLAIKQNAIKREDLIITGRICCHGSGQWGLFGKGDPEYASEIADYSSDRVLPDIEDQLKCLEIDRFDALLVHGPWPVEPSLAPGGILEGLEQARDRGLVDFIGYGMHHPPFHLKAIESGRVDVLLTYSDYNLLRQNAADDILPAAAAHDIGVLNAWSIFRGWLTGLPVASFVPRQEWKEDHHQAENIRLWCKSQNVDMLQLALQFCLREARIHGNPIGMMNIEQLEMNVAAVLKPLPDEVFDAFKLAHL; the protein is encoded by the coding sequence ATGGATATCCTGAAAGATGGTTGCTGTCCACGACGACGTTGGGGAAAAACGGAATTGTCCATCCCGGTAATTGCCTTTGGAAGTGATGGATTTGGCAATCGGTTCGGCCACGTAAGTGATGAAACTGCCATAAGGCTCATGCTACGCGCTATAGAGTTAGGTGTCAATCACTTTGACTGCGCTCGATGCTATGGAGATTCGCTACGCAAAATAGGGTTGGCAATCAAGCAAAACGCAATCAAACGAGAGGATTTAATCATCACTGGCCGAATATGTTGTCACGGTAGTGGTCAATGGGGTCTCTTTGGAAAAGGAGATCCTGAATATGCATCAGAAATCGCTGATTATTCGTCAGATCGCGTGCTGCCAGATATTGAAGATCAACTCAAATGCTTAGAAATTGACCGCTTCGATGCGCTACTCGTTCACGGCCCCTGGCCTGTCGAACCATCCCTTGCACCGGGCGGTATCCTCGAAGGTCTGGAACAAGCCCGAGATCGCGGTCTGGTAGATTTTATCGGCTATGGCATGCACCACCCTCCCTTTCATTTGAAAGCCATTGAATCAGGGCGGGTTGATGTCCTTTTGACCTACTCTGATTACAATCTGCTTCGCCAAAATGCAGCGGATGATATTCTGCCAGCGGCAGCAGCGCATGACATCGGGGTACTCAACGCCTGGTCTATTTTTAGAGGTTGGCTAACGGGTTTACCCGTTGCGTCGTTTGTCCCCCGACAGGAATGGAAGGAGGATCATCACCAGGCTGAAAATATCCGGCTCTGGTGTAAATCGCAAAATGTTGATATGCTCCAACTCGCTCTACAATTTTGCCTGCGAGAAGCTCGAATACATGGCAATCCAATTGGCATGATGAACATTGAACAGTTGGAAATGAACGTAGCTGCTGTATTAAAACCATTGCCCGATGAAGTATTCGACGCTTTCAAACTGGCGCACTTATGA
- a CDS encoding GNAT family N-acetyltransferase, with the protein MHRLNSKETASIRPHFDTPNLRLVVDSIIDGKTPARVWADDPATPRTVLVWEGRCIYLVGDFEGVEAYKGLREIFSTEIQLEGQSRELGFFKLYYSPDAWSLRLEKIFGPLSHTNVERRIYCSVRDSSSRIDVPSPPLKLRQIDAQLLQSDFAHISAVKDEILGGWPSLEIFLDQGFGFAMLDGNSVVCWCTAEYVSEGKCGIGIETIEAYEKRGIATAVAGEFVRYALASGINPYWDCWASNIPSIRVAEKVGFADRHDYEIAIGTFGDG; encoded by the coding sequence ATGCACCGACTTAACAGTAAAGAAACCGCGTCAATTCGCCCTCATTTTGACACGCCCAACCTCCGCCTCGTTGTAGATAGCATTATCGATGGCAAAACCCCTGCCAGAGTCTGGGCAGACGATCCAGCTACCCCGAGGACCGTATTAGTCTGGGAAGGCCGGTGTATCTACCTCGTAGGAGACTTTGAAGGCGTTGAAGCCTACAAAGGGCTGCGAGAGATCTTCTCGACTGAAATTCAGTTAGAGGGTCAGTCGAGAGAACTCGGGTTCTTCAAGCTCTACTATTCACCAGATGCCTGGAGCCTCCGGCTGGAGAAGATTTTCGGCCCGCTCTCGCACACGAACGTGGAAAGACGGATTTACTGCTCTGTTCGGGACAGCTCATCGAGAATTGACGTCCCATCGCCCCCGCTGAAGCTCAGGCAGATCGACGCCCAATTGCTCCAAAGTGACTTTGCACACATTAGCGCGGTCAAAGACGAGATCCTGGGAGGCTGGCCATCCCTTGAAATATTTCTCGACCAGGGATTCGGCTTTGCGATGCTCGATGGAAATTCTGTTGTCTGTTGGTGTACAGCAGAATACGTGAGCGAAGGCAAGTGCGGCATAGGCATCGAGACGATTGAAGCATACGAGAAAAGGGGCATTGCCACTGCGGTGGCTGGAGAGTTTGTCAGGTACGCCCTCGCTTCTGGAATAAATCCCTACTGGGACTGTTGGGCAAGCAACATACCGTCAATCAGGGTGGCAGAAAAGGTGGGGTTCGCCGACAGACACGACTACGAGATCGCAATTGGCACATTCGGCGACGGATAG
- a CDS encoding class I SAM-dependent methyltransferase, whose amino-acid sequence MTRSKREHLEMNRAAWEACHRGWFEASTNKPRYYAQYRNREHDFDQDELDMLGDVRGLDVLVLSCAGDASQVFSLSILGANVWGCDFSATAIELAKENALKVDLDVTFFVDDSQRLATVEANRFDLVYADYNFWMYEDLQTACRNWCRVLRPGGRLVLREMHPISAWTLNSEDGRTWTVNRVYGDRTPEYSQCNESSGPYQYGNQDLVAVEFPHTLADILNAVFASGLIVERMLERTDEEVRGSGRGTLPSDFFVSARKP is encoded by the coding sequence ATGACGCGATCCAAACGAGAACATCTGGAGATGAACCGCGCCGCATGGGAAGCGTGCCATCGCGGCTGGTTCGAAGCCAGCACCAACAAACCGCGATACTACGCACAATACCGAAACCGCGAGCACGACTTCGATCAGGACGAGTTGGACATGCTCGGCGATGTGCGTGGCCTCGACGTGCTCGTGTTGAGCTGTGCTGGAGACGCCAGTCAGGTCTTTTCTCTGAGCATCCTCGGCGCCAACGTTTGGGGATGTGACTTCAGCGCGACGGCGATTGAGTTGGCAAAAGAGAACGCTCTCAAGGTGGACCTCGATGTCACCTTCTTTGTCGATGACTCCCAACGTTTGGCGACGGTCGAGGCCAATCGATTCGATCTGGTCTATGCGGACTACAACTTCTGGATGTATGAAGACCTACAGACGGCGTGCCGGAACTGGTGTCGCGTACTCCGGCCGGGCGGACGACTCGTCTTGCGGGAAATGCATCCGATTTCAGCCTGGACCCTCAACAGCGAGGATGGCAGGACCTGGACGGTAAATCGGGTGTATGGCGACCGTACCCCGGAGTATTCTCAATGCAATGAGAGTTCCGGTCCCTACCAGTATGGAAACCAGGATCTGGTCGCTGTCGAGTTTCCGCACACCCTGGCGGACATCTTGAACGCGGTTTTCGCCTCGGGCCTGATCGTAGAGCGGATGCTGGAGCGGACGGATGAGGAGGTCCGGGGCTCCGGACGGGGAACGCTGCCATCCGACTTTTTCGTATCAGCGCGGAAGCCGTAA
- a CDS encoding methyltransferase domain-containing protein → MKQSFYGRIYSQSYDLEGRRGDMLPFYLNKWKKAGRPGPVLEPMCGTGYFLIPFLEAGADIDGVDASPYMLAECRKKCAEKGLDPSLHQQLIEEINLSRQYGFIFIPDRSFGHLYEREAAQKSLQKLWDYLLPGGWFILDLKTPPEEGEFGKSGETEIEIEDRLDGSTVWITSLWSERDGGLVIRNLTKYEVYVNGELTTTELFDYNERFYDIVEFEEMLRNTGFMDIQTTKAYGDTEPSEHDIVVFSCRKPE, encoded by the coding sequence TTGAAGCAGTCCTTTTACGGAAGAATCTACTCTCAAAGCTACGACCTGGAAGGAAGACGCGGCGATATGCTTCCGTTCTACCTGAACAAGTGGAAGAAAGCTGGAAGACCAGGCCCGGTCCTTGAACCGATGTGTGGAACAGGATATTTTCTAATCCCCTTTCTGGAAGCAGGAGCGGATATTGATGGGGTAGATGCTTCACCATATATGCTGGCTGAATGTCGTAAGAAATGCGCAGAGAAGGGCTTAGATCCCTCGCTGCATCAACAGTTGATTGAAGAGATCAACCTGTCGCGACAATATGGATTCATTTTCATCCCGGACCGTTCATTTGGTCATCTCTATGAACGGGAAGCTGCTCAGAAATCGCTTCAGAAACTCTGGGACTATCTCTTGCCCGGTGGATGGTTTATTCTGGACCTCAAGACGCCACCTGAAGAAGGTGAGTTTGGAAAATCAGGCGAAACGGAAATTGAAATCGAAGACCGGCTTGATGGTTCGACTGTTTGGATTACTTCATTATGGTCTGAAAGAGACGGTGGACTTGTCATTCGCAACCTGACCAAATATGAAGTGTATGTGAATGGAGAGCTCACTACGACGGAACTATTCGACTATAATGAACGGTTTTATGACATAGTTGAATTTGAAGAAATGCTGCGTAATACAGGATTTATGGATATACAGACGACGAAAGCTTACGGGGACACCGAACCATCGGAGCATGATATCGTCGTTTTTTCCTGTCGTAAGCCTGAATAA
- a CDS encoding MFS transporter, translating to MSRASEGGLFRLARSNSDFAKLWSSVTISDLGSSVTNLALPLVAVITLQVGAKEMGFLNAATHLPVLLFALLAGVWIDRAKRKPILVASAFGQGLIIGLVPAATLLGWLSIELLYIVAFISGTLAMMYVLASTSFLPSIVKRKDLVEGNARLQLSTSTTNVAGPGAAGYLVDILGAPLAILVDSVSYFLSGLFLLRIRFDESDNIRTRMDQRVIAAIKEGISTLFSHPILRAMTIGTALASAAGAVQHTVWTLFLVRTLDITPIWLGIIGSVAGGASIIGALSAVPLAKRMGAGWLMIIALLLEGIAMGVLPFAGHFGWMKLPAVIAIQAVFSLALTLFSISQISLRQAVTPDRLLGRINATRRLVVFGIIPIAALSGGYLGETFGWEATLLISAAIMMVAFTYLILSSVRVSPEAVVTE from the coding sequence ATGAGTAGAGCATCTGAGGGCGGCCTCTTTCGGCTGGCGCGCTCCAATTCTGACTTTGCCAAGCTCTGGAGCAGCGTCACTATTTCGGATCTTGGCTCTTCTGTCACCAACCTTGCGCTTCCCCTTGTTGCAGTAATAACGCTTCAGGTTGGCGCGAAGGAAATGGGATTCCTCAACGCGGCAACGCATCTTCCAGTACTGCTCTTCGCCCTCCTGGCTGGTGTCTGGATTGATCGAGCCAAACGAAAGCCCATACTGGTCGCGAGTGCGTTCGGACAGGGATTGATCATAGGTCTGGTCCCCGCAGCAACTCTGCTTGGCTGGCTATCCATAGAGTTGCTATATATTGTGGCTTTTATAAGTGGTACACTCGCGATGATGTACGTCCTTGCCTCAACATCGTTTTTGCCTTCCATCGTGAAACGGAAAGATCTGGTCGAGGGGAATGCCCGACTTCAGCTAAGCACTTCGACAACGAATGTAGCAGGACCCGGAGCAGCTGGATACCTTGTCGATATTCTCGGTGCACCGTTGGCAATACTTGTGGATTCAGTCTCGTACTTCTTATCTGGTCTATTCCTATTGAGGATCCGATTTGATGAATCTGATAATATCAGGACCAGGATGGACCAAAGGGTGATAGCTGCCATTAAGGAGGGAATATCGACCCTATTCAGTCACCCTATTCTGAGAGCCATGACTATCGGGACTGCTCTTGCAAGTGCAGCAGGTGCTGTACAACATACAGTTTGGACACTTTTTCTTGTTCGCACCCTGGACATTACTCCGATCTGGCTGGGAATCATCGGATCTGTTGCAGGAGGTGCCTCGATTATCGGGGCCCTATCCGCTGTTCCACTTGCAAAGCGGATGGGTGCAGGCTGGTTGATGATTATTGCGTTGCTACTTGAGGGCATTGCGATGGGCGTGCTTCCTTTCGCAGGCCACTTCGGTTGGATGAAGCTCCCAGCCGTCATTGCTATCCAGGCAGTCTTTAGCCTGGCCTTGACCCTCTTCAGCATAAGCCAGATTAGCCTGAGGCAAGCAGTGACTCCAGATAGACTGTTAGGTAGAATCAATGCCACCAGGCGTCTTGTCGTATTCGGAATAATTCCGATTGCGGCATTGTCAGGTGGCTACCTTGGTGAAACTTTTGGCTGGGAGGCAACACTGTTGATTTCAGCTGCTATAATGATGGTGGCTTTTACCTACTTGATATTGTCATCAGTTCGCGTCTCACCTGAAGCGGTTGTGACAGAATAG